A DNA window from Ficedula albicollis isolate OC2 chromosome 1, FicAlb1.5, whole genome shotgun sequence contains the following coding sequences:
- the LOC101813791 gene encoding vegetative cell wall protein gp1-like has protein sequence MSSLRLESLVHPTLSSSTAWPEGTSTRLRAAEITPGPHPTALHTAQPRCPQHNPEHLTQSPSASPAPASIPHLPPPSTAPRAPHAPHCEPGQPTHPSSQHTPYGIPYIPPYTTAPGHPLHHNSRSSIPCAAPYNLPAHPKAPHTCQGIQLPKYSLCLTHPPKEHSSWSIPCSQHVPPWSTSSRYPLLPTHPSMEHPLLPTHPSMEHILLEHSLLPTHPSMEHILQVLPAPHTTHGSQLPEHPPCPTPLSMEHSSRSIPYSQHIPPRSTSSRHPLLPTHPTEHPLLPTHPSMDHSPSGTPCNPCAALAASFGAPPGAPQLPDSGRALRVAVPGARPALTALSPGPAGAPDGTSRRTSVERPGPLAHSLAHVPESGGICGGETRPSSPGAEHPDCPPAE, from the exons ATGTCCTCACTGAGATTGGAATCTCTAGTCCACCCAACACTGTCCTCTTCTACAGCATGGCCCGAAGGCACTTCCACACggctcagggcagcagagatCACCCCAGGGCCGCACCCCACAGCTctccacacagcacagccccgctgCCCCCAGCACAACCCAGAGCACCTCACACAGAGCCCCAGCGCATCCCCCGCACCAGCGAGCATCCCACACCTCCCTCCACCGAGCACAGCTCCTAGAGCACCCCATGCACCACACTGCGAGCCGGGACAGCCCACACatccctcctcccagcacacCCCCTATGGCATCCCATACATTCCTCCATACACCACAGCCCCGGGGCATCCCCTGCACCACAACTCCAGGAGCAGCATTCCATGTGCCGCTCCATACAACCTCCCAGCGCACCCCAAAGCACCCCACACATGCCAGGGAATACAGCTCCCGAAGTACTCCCTATGCCTCACACATCCCCCCaaggagcacagctcctggagcatcccctgctcccaACACGTCCCTCCATGGAGCACATCCTCCAGGTATCCCCTGCTCCCAACACATCCCTCCATggagcatcccctgctcccaACACATCCCTCCATGGAGCACATCCtcctggagcattccctgctcccaacAC ATCCCTCCATGGAGCACATCCTCCAGGtactccctgctccccacacaaCCCATGGATCACAGCTTCCAGAACATCCCCCATGCCCCACACCTCTTTCCATGGAGCACAGCTCCCGGAGCATCCCCTACTCCCAACACATCCCTCCACGGAGCACATCCTCCAGgcatcccctgctccccacacaccccacGGAGCACCCGCTGCTCCCCACACATCCCTCCATGGATCACAGCCCCTCGGGCACCCCCTGCAACCCCTGCGCTGCCCTCGCCGCCTCCTTCGGGGCACCCCCGGGAGCCCCCCAACTCCCGGACTCGGGGCGGGCGCTGCGGGTGGCGGTGCCCGGTGCCCGCCCCGCACTCACCGCGCTCAGCCCGGGGCCGGCGGGGGCG CCCGATGGCACCAGCCGCCGGACCAGCGTGGAGCGGCCCGGGCCGCTGGCACATTCCCTTGCACACGTTCCTGAGAGCGGGGGAATTTGCGGAGGAGAAACGCGTCCCTCCTCCCCGGGGGCTGAGCACCCCGACTGCCCACCCGCCGAGTGA